The nucleotide sequence GACATGCATCTGGGAGACGCCGAGCTCGGCGCCGATCTCCGACTGGGTCAGCTCCTCGCCGAACCGTAGCTGCAAGATGCGGCGGTCCCGCTCACCGAGCTCTTCCACCAGCGGCTTGAGCGCGTGCAGATTCTCCACGGTCTCCATGGCCGGGTCGACGTCGCCGAACCGGTCCGCGTACGTGGTCACCCGCGTGGCCCCGCTCTCCTGCTCGGCGGGCGCGTCCAGCGAGGTGGTGAGATAGCCGTTGCTGGCCACCAGTCCGTCGACGACCTCGTCCTCGCTCAGCTGCAGATGCTCCGCGAGCTCGGCCGTGGTGGGCGACCGGTCCAGCCGCTGGAACAGCTCCTCGTTCGCCTTGGCGAGGTCGATCCGCAACTCCTGCAGTCGGCGGGGAACATGCACCGCCCAGCTGGTGTCGCGGAAGAACCGCTTGATCTCGCCGACGATGTACGGAACGGCGAAGGTGGTGAACTCGACCTCGCGGCTCAGGTCGAACCGGTCGATCGCCTTGATCAGCCCGATGGTGCCGACCTGGACGATGTCCTCCATCTCCACCGAGCGGTTGTGGAACCGCCGGGCGGCGTACCGGACCAGCGACAGGTTGAGCTCGATAAGGGTGTTCCGCACGTACTGGTACTCGTGCGTCCCCTCCTCCAGCTCCGTCAGCCGGTCCAGGAACGTCTTGGTCAGCGCCCGCGCGTCCTTGGGCACCACCTTTGCCGGATCGTCCACCGTGGGCAGATCGGACAGCCCGGCGTTCTCCATTCCATCCAGTGCAATGTCACGTACCTGAACGCCATGTGCTTGCTCAGCTTCGGCTGCCGTCAGTGTCGACATTGTCGCAGGTGCCGTGTCGTTCACCGTCGCACTCCCTGTATCGGCTGCATGCATAGGCTGATTGGGGACCCGCCTACCCACCCTCGATGCCTCCATGCCTACTTCCTGCGGGAAGATGGCGGGCCGACGAGGACCACCAGCCCCCCGACGAGGGCCAACGCCATGAGCACGGCTCCGAAGACGGTCGCCCCCGTCGTCAGCCCCACCGCATCGCTGAGGTAACCCGCCGTTACCGGCAGCACGCCCGCGGGCACATAGCCCCCGACGTTGAGCGCCGCGTTGGCCTCCGCCAGACGGCTCGCCGGAACAGTGGAGTTGAGCAGCGACAACCCACCGAGCTGCCCCATCCCCTGCCCCGCCCCGGCCAGCAGCGCGGCGGCGACGAGCAGCGGTACGGACGAGGCGCGGACGGCGGCGATGAGCGCGCCCATGCCGATCGTCGTACTGACGGCACCGGCGATGAGGATCGTCCGCCGGTCCAGCCGCTGGACCGCGAACTGCGCACCGGTCGCGGTGAGGAACATCACGAAGGCCATGGCCCCCGCGGCCACCGGGCTGGTGGTGTCCAGCAACCCCGAGAGCAGCGACGGCCCGAGGGACAGCACGAAGGAGGTGGCGGTGATGCCGGGCGCGAAGACGGCGATGCCCATGAGGAGTTGCCCGCCGCTCCCCCGCGGCACCCCGGGTATCCGCACCCACGCCCCCTTCGCGGGCGCGACGGGACGCCGCACCGGCATCCGCGCCACGACCAGGACGGCCGCCGCCAGCAGCACCGCCTCCAGGACGAACACCCCCTTGCCCAGCACCCCGGCGAGCAACGGCCCCAGCCCGGCCCCGAACACCATCGCGCACGAGGCCAGCAGCGCCGCCAGCCGCCGTCGCCCCGGCCCGGCCACATCGGTCACCGCCGCCATCCCGGCGGAGACGACGGCGCCCACCGCGATCCCGCTGAACAGCCGCGCCACGATCAGCGCCGCCACGGCCGACGCGCTCGCGAAGATCGCGCATGCCGCCATCGCGAGCCCGAGTGCGGGCAGCAGCACGGGCTTCCGTCCCACCCGGTCCGACACCACGCCCGAGACCAGCAGCGAACCGAGCAGCCCGACGATGTAGCAGGCGAAGATCACCGTCAGGGTGCCCTTGGAGAACCCGATTTCGCGCTGCCACCGCACATACAGCGGCGTCGCCGCGTTCGAGAGGACGAACACGGCGGTCACCGGCCATGCGGCCGTCCACACCCATCCGGTCGCGGCCGCTCCTTCCTCCCTCTCCTCATGCGCCTCCCGCGCACCCGGCACCGCCACGGGCCGACTCCCCGTCACGACAGCTCCTCCCGACGACCTCAGTACGACTTAAATCGAACTTAGCATGCAGTACGATTGGACTCGTACAGCGAGCCGCGCGACGAGGACCCCACCGATGACCACCCGGACAGCCCACACGGCACAATCACCCCAAAGCGCCCGCCCCGCCATCAAGGCGCTCCCCGAACCCCCCGACCTGCCGCCCCCGCTCCCGGAGCCGGCCATGGAGGAGATCCGCCTGGAGACGGTCCTGGGCGCCCTGAGCGACCCCCTCCGCCTCCGCATCGTGCGCAAACTGCTCCTCGAATCGGAGCGGTTCGATCACACCTGCGGCTGGTTCGGTCTGGACCGCCCCAAGTCCTCGCTCACCCACCACTTCAAGGCCCTCCGCGAGGCAGGCATCACCCGCCAGCGCCAATACGGCCTGGAGCGCCGCAGCCACGTCCGGATCGCCGACCTCAACGCCCGCTTCCCCGGTCTCCTGGACCTCGTGGCCGACTGGACCCCGGCCGACTGGACCCCGACCAAGGGGTGACGGCGGGCGTTAGCCGGACGTTAGCGAATCGGCAGCGGTCGTTAAGAGAACGCCAGCGGCGGCCGACACCATGGATAGTGCGTGAGCAGGAACCGCACAAACCGGAAGCCCATGGGGGTCGTCATGTCGCACCACATTCTCAACCGCCGAGTCCGCAAGGCCGGTGTGGCCGCGCTGATCGCCGCCGCCTCGGCCGTCGCCCTCACCGCCTGCGGGAGCAACGACTCGTCGTCCGACGCCAAGGGGGACTCCTCCTCCCACGCGTCGTCCTCCGCGAAGTCGTCACAGTCGGACACCTCGGTCCACAACCAGGCGGGCCGGACCGGCAAGCAGGCAACGGCCCTGGGCTCGGGGTCCGGCAAGTCGCAGGCGACCGCCGAATGCCAGCCGGGGACGCTGCGGGCGACCCTGGACTCGGCCGGTACCTCCCAGGCGGGGATGAACCACCGGGGCACGTTCCTGCGGGTGAAGAACACCGGCGACGAGACCTGCGTGATCAGCGGCTACGCCGGGCTGGCCCTGGAGGGCGCCGGGCACACCGCCATCGAGACCACCGCCCGCCATGGCAACACCTACTTCGCCACCGACCCGGGCTCCCACCCGATCACCCTCGGACCGGGCAAGAGCGCCTGGGCCGACCTGGTGTGGACCACCACCGGCGCCTCGACCGCCCACGCGAAGTACCTGCAGATCTCCCCGACGGGCAGCAACTCCCACAGCACCGTCGCCTTCGGCGAGGACCTCGACAACGGCACCCTGTCGCTGACGGCCTGGTCCTCCAAGCCCCCCATCAACAGCTGACAACACGGCTGACGGCATAAAGAACCCCAGCTCGGACCCGGTGCGAGCTGGGGTTCCGCGCGTCCCGGCCACGCGCGGCGCGTCAGGTCACCAGACCCTGGCGGTAGGCGTAGACGACCGCCTGGACGCGGTCACGGAGTCCGAGCTTGGCGAGGATGCGTGACACGAAGGTCTTGACGGTCTCCTGGCTTATCACGAGGGTCACGGCGATTTCGCTGTTGGAGAGGCCGTTCGCGATGAGGCGGAGGACTTCCAGTTCGCGCGGGGTCAGCGGGATGTCCCGCGGGGGACCCTCGGCGGGCCGGATGCGGGCGGCGTACGTGCCCACGAGCTGCCGCGTCACCTCGGGGTCCAGCAATGCCGCCCCGCTGGCCACGGTCCGGATGCCGTGGAGCAGTTGGGACGGCGGCGCGTCCTTGAGCAGAAACC is from Streptomyces hygroscopicus and encodes:
- a CDS encoding RNA polymerase sigma factor, which gives rise to MENAGLSDLPTVDDPAKVVPKDARALTKTFLDRLTELEEGTHEYQYVRNTLIELNLSLVRYAARRFHNRSVEMEDIVQVGTIGLIKAIDRFDLSREVEFTTFAVPYIVGEIKRFFRDTSWAVHVPRRLQELRIDLAKANEELFQRLDRSPTTAELAEHLQLSEDEVVDGLVASNGYLTTSLDAPAEQESGATRVTTYADRFGDVDPAMETVENLHALKPLVEELGERDRRILQLRFGEELTQSEIGAELGVSQMHVSRLLSRALGRLRRGMLAD
- a CDS encoding major facilitator superfamily MFS_1, yielding MTGSRPVAVPGAREAHEEREEGAAATGWVWTAAWPVTAVFVLSNAATPLYVRWQREIGFSKGTLTVIFACYIVGLLGSLLVSGVVSDRVGRKPVLLPALGLAMAACAIFASASAVAALIVARLFSGIAVGAVVSAGMAAVTDVAGPGRRRLAALLASCAMVFGAGLGPLLAGVLGKGVFVLEAVLLAAAVLVVARMPVRRPVAPAKGAWVRIPGVPRGSGGQLLMGIAVFAPGITATSFVLSLGPSLLSGLLDTTSPVAAGAMAFVMFLTATGAQFAVQRLDRRTILIAGAVSTTIGMGALIAAVRASSVPLLVAAALLAGAGQGMGQLGGLSLLNSTVPASRLAEANAALNVGGYVPAGVLPVTAGYLSDAVGLTTGATVFGAVLMALALVGGLVVLVGPPSSRRK
- a CDS encoding ArsR family transcriptional regulator yields the protein MTTRTAHTAQSPQSARPAIKALPEPPDLPPPLPEPAMEEIRLETVLGALSDPLRLRIVRKLLLESERFDHTCGWFGLDRPKSSLTHHFKALREAGITRQRQYGLERRSHVRIADLNARFPGLLDLVADWTPADWTPTKG
- a CDS encoding LuxR family transcriptional regulator, giving the protein MTEPIRVLVCDDQALVRTGLVTIIDAQPDLEVVGECGDGRTAVELAGRLRPEVVVMDVRMPVLDGIEATRLLAGAGVPHPVKVLVVTTFNLDEYVYEALRAGASGFLLKDAPPSQLLHGIRTVASGAALLDPEVTRQLVGTYAARIRPAEGPPRDIPLTPRELEVLRLIANGLSNSEIAVTLVISQETVKTFVSRILAKLGLRDRVQAVVYAYRQGLVT